From Selenomonas ruminantium AC2024, a single genomic window includes:
- a CDS encoding helix-turn-helix domain-containing protein — translation MIGDKLRAERERQNLTIQDIAKGTSIRALYIEAIEKGEYGQLPGTVYAKGFIRNYANFLKIDADAVVRQFMEENHPEEVAAAEEVKQQLAEAEEANKAEVKAKLATGSEYRDQVSTPSNRQNTLLIALIVLLVGGGIYYLFAMDDSNAPKTATKTVTQQTAKAPAVKSQPANEQPKEQPAVKKVDGVELVAKFTDKCWTQVVADGKTVYEGTIEPGKTETWKGKEKVVITAGNAGAVEMKVNGQDMGKAGDIGQVVEKTFTPDKAGQASQADKKDSKK, via the coding sequence ATGATCGGTGATAAGTTACGCGCAGAGCGTGAACGTCAAAATTTAACAATTCAGGACATTGCCAAGGGCACCAGTATTCGTGCCCTCTATATAGAAGCGATTGAAAAGGGTGAGTACGGACAGCTGCCGGGGACAGTTTATGCCAAGGGCTTTATCCGTAACTATGCCAATTTCTTAAAGATTGATGCTGACGCAGTGGTGCGCCAGTTTATGGAAGAAAACCATCCGGAAGAGGTGGCTGCTGCCGAAGAAGTAAAACAGCAGCTGGCGGAAGCGGAAGAGGCCAACAAGGCTGAGGTAAAGGCCAAGCTGGCTACGGGCAGCGAGTACCGCGACCAGGTATCCACACCGAGCAATCGTCAGAACACATTGTTGATTGCGTTGATTGTGCTGCTGGTGGGCGGCGGGATTTACTATCTCTTCGCCATGGATGACAGCAATGCGCCGAAAACTGCGACTAAGACCGTTACGCAGCAGACGGCTAAGGCTCCTGCAGTTAAGAGCCAGCCGGCAAATGAACAGCCGAAAGAGCAGCCTGCCGTCAAGAAAGTGGATGGGGTAGAGCTCGTGGCTAAGTTCACGGACAAGTGCTGGACGCAGGTAGTGGCCGATGGCAAGACTGTTTATGAAGGCACGATTGAACCGGGCAAGACCGAAACCTGGAAGGGCAAGGAAAAAGTGGTTATCACCGCAGGTAATGCCGGGGCTGTAGAGATGAAAGTGAATGGCCAGGATATGGGCAAGGCTGGTGATATTGGCCAGGTTGTGGAAAAGACGTTCACACCGGATAAGGCCGGTCAGGCTTCTCAGGCAGATAAGAAGGACAGCAAGAAATAA
- a CDS encoding RrF2 family transcriptional regulator — protein MKISTKGRYSVTALYELAQRYGKGPVSLKSVAQSQGLSENYLEQLMVPLRRAGIVQSIRGAQGGYLLAKKPADITIGSIITTVEGPIAVVDCLLADVDAAEQKCSKACGCVTRGIWEKVCDSITEVLDSITLQNLLDNDQNKKNIGCAH, from the coding sequence ATGAAAATCTCAACCAAGGGCAGATACAGTGTGACGGCGCTTTATGAATTGGCGCAGCGTTATGGCAAGGGGCCGGTTTCGCTCAAGAGTGTAGCCCAGAGTCAGGGGCTTTCGGAAAATTATCTGGAGCAGCTCATGGTGCCTTTGCGGCGGGCGGGGATTGTGCAGAGCATCCGCGGTGCGCAAGGCGGCTATCTGCTGGCGAAGAAGCCTGCGGATATCACCATCGGCTCCATCATTACCACCGTGGAAGGACCTATTGCGGTGGTGGACTGCCTGCTGGCAGATGTGGATGCGGCCGAGCAGAAGTGCAGCAAGGCCTGCGGTTGCGTGACCCGGGGCATTTGGGAGAAGGTCTGCGACAGTATTACCGAAGTACTGGACAGCATCACGCTGCAAAATCTGCTGGACAATGACCAGAACAAAAAAAATATTGGCTGTGCCCATTAA